One window of Flavobacteriales bacterium genomic DNA carries:
- a CDS encoding inositol monophosphatase produces the protein MDNLKELTERVALLSKEIAAFIRAESPSFTEASVESKSLNNLVSYVDKQAEQRFVDGLKDLLPEAGFIAEEGTGEQVEGLNWVIDPLDGTTNFVHGVPCYCTSVALIKDGDIQLGVVLEVNRDECFAAYRGGGTTMNGKPVKVSTRANLQESLLATGFPYDDFGFESEYMDLLRELMHRTRGIRRLGSAAADLAYVACGRFEAFYEYGLNSWDVAAGVLLVREAGGKVSGFHPSKDPVFDEEIVASNSAIHEELLEVIEKNWQRQD, from the coding sequence ATGGACAACCTGAAAGAGCTCACTGAACGCGTCGCGCTGCTGAGCAAGGAGATCGCGGCCTTCATCCGTGCGGAGAGCCCGAGCTTCACCGAGGCCAGCGTGGAGAGCAAGAGCCTGAACAACCTCGTGAGCTACGTGGACAAACAGGCGGAGCAACGCTTCGTGGACGGCCTGAAGGACCTGTTGCCGGAAGCGGGCTTCATCGCCGAGGAAGGCACGGGGGAGCAGGTTGAAGGCCTCAACTGGGTTATCGATCCACTGGACGGCACCACCAACTTCGTTCATGGCGTACCGTGCTACTGCACCAGCGTGGCCTTGATCAAGGACGGTGACATCCAGCTCGGCGTGGTGCTTGAGGTGAACCGCGATGAATGCTTCGCCGCATACCGCGGTGGCGGCACCACCATGAACGGCAAACCGGTCAAGGTCTCCACCCGTGCGAATTTGCAGGAGAGCCTGTTGGCCACCGGATTCCCGTATGACGACTTCGGTTTCGAGAGCGAGTACATGGACCTGCTGCGCGAACTGATGCACCGCACGCGCGGCATCCGCCGTTTGGGCAGCGCCGCCGCCGACCTCGCCTATGTGGCCTGTGGCCGCTTTGAGGCCTTCTATGAGTACGGCCTCAACAGCTGGGACGTCGCGGCCGGCGTGCTCTTGGTCCGCGAAGCCGGGGGCAAGGTCAGCGGCTTCCATCCCAGCAAGGACCCCGTGTTCGACGAGGAGATCGTCGCCAGCAACAGCGCCATACACGAGGAACTGCTGGAGGTGATCGAAAAGAATTGGCAACGGCAGGACTAA
- a CDS encoding TIGR02757 family protein, which translates to MSQSLSSKEIHGLLDEAYERFATPVFIALDPIQVPRSFSKREDAETIGFITATIAWGQRKTIISNAWKLVRSMDEEPFDFVMHASEAELDRLDHFVHRTFNATDLRHFILGLRHLHTTFGGLEAAFLPSTPDAPLPAMADMIASFRERFFEPAHEARTRKHVADPSRGSNAKRINMFLRWMVRPNDRGVDLGLWKRIPTHALHVPLDVHTGRMARELGLLRRKQDDWKSVMELTEALRLFDAEDPVKYDIALFALGVEAGRTRL; encoded by the coding sequence ATGTCTCAATCGCTATCATCAAAGGAGATCCATGGCCTGCTGGACGAGGCCTACGAGCGTTTCGCCACGCCCGTGTTCATCGCGCTCGATCCCATCCAAGTGCCTCGCTCGTTCAGCAAGCGTGAGGATGCGGAGACCATCGGCTTCATCACCGCCACCATCGCATGGGGCCAACGGAAGACGATCATCTCCAATGCTTGGAAGCTGGTGCGATCGATGGATGAGGAACCGTTCGACTTCGTGATGCATGCCTCGGAAGCGGAGCTTGACCGGCTGGACCACTTCGTCCATCGCACCTTCAACGCCACCGACCTGCGCCACTTCATCCTGGGCCTTCGTCATCTTCACACCACGTTCGGCGGACTGGAAGCGGCCTTTTTGCCCAGCACGCCCGATGCTCCCCTTCCGGCCATGGCCGATATGATCGCCAGCTTTCGGGAACGTTTCTTCGAACCTGCTCATGAAGCGCGGACACGCAAACATGTCGCCGATCCCTCTCGTGGCAGCAATGCCAAGCGCATCAACATGTTCCTGCGTTGGATGGTGCGGCCCAACGACCGTGGCGTGGACCTCGGCCTGTGGAAGCGCATCCCAACGCACGCATTACATGTGCCGTTGGACGTCCATACCGGCCGCATGGCCCGCGAGCTGGGACTATTGCGGCGGAAACAGGACGATTGGAAAAGCGTGATGGAGCTCACCGAAGCCCTTCGGCTCTTCGACGCGGAGGATCCCGTGAAGTATGACATCGCGCTGTTCGCGCTCGGCGTGGAAGCCGGTCGTACACGACTTTGA